The window GCGACGAGCTGCTGGGTGACCGGGAAGACCTCGGTGCGCCGGGGCACATCGAAGGCGGCCTCCTCGGTCCGGTACAACTGCTCGTAGTACGAGGGCAGTTCACGCCCCCCGTACTCCGGTGGCCAGTCGAGCGCGCCCCAGCCCCGGTCGTACCGGGTGCGCTCCCAGTCCCGTATCCGGTCGGTCTGTGCGCGCTCCTCGGTCTCGGTCCAGTTCTCGAAGACGGCCACCGAGTCGTCGCCGCTGCCCCAGTCCTGGCGCGTGGCGCGTGTCTCCGCCGTGCCGGCCAGCCAGCGCCGGGCCTCGGCACGGAACTCCTCGGGTTCGGGGATATCGCTCATGTTCCTCCCTTCGGCGAATCAGGTGCCGGGTTCAACGGGTCAGCACGGTGCAGGCGCTGACGCCCGGTGCTCCATAGACGTGTGTGAAGCCGGTCGACGGCTCGCCCGGCACCTGCCGTTCGCCCGCCCTGCCGCGCAACTGCTGGACGATCTCGTGGACTTGGCGGAGCCCGGAGGCGCCGATGGGCTCGCCGTTGGCGATACAGCCGCCGTCGGTGTTGACCGGCAGCGCGCCGCCGATCGCGGTCGCGCCGGAGGGGATCAGCCGCTCCTGCTCGCCGTGCTCGCAGAACCCGCACTCGGCCATGTGCATCACCTCGGCACCGCTCTCGGTGTCCTGGAGCTGGCACACGTCGATGTCTCCCGGGCCCAGCCCGGCCTCCTCGAAGGCCAGTCGGGCGGCGTCCGCGCTCACGCTGGTCGGCGTCCCGGGCGGCGCCCAGGGGCTGAACACCTCGAAGGAGCCGAACCGCCGGGTCCGTACGACCGCCGCCCGCAGTGCGACCGGGGTGCCGTCCAGTTCGTCGGCGACCGCGCGGTTGCACAGGACCAGGGCGACCGCTCCCTGTCCGGGCGAGCAGAACATGTACCGGGTCAGCGGGTCGTTGACCATGCCGGACGCCAGGATCTCGTCCGCGTCGACCGGTTTGCGGCGCCAGGCGTGGGGGTTGCGGACCCCGTTCGCGTACGCCTTCTCGGCGACCAGTGCGAGCGTGCGGGCGCTGATGCCGTGGTCGTGCATGTACCGCTGGATCTTCATGGCGAAGAACTGGGTGGTGACCATGAGCCCGTCGCGCCCGTAGGACTCGTCGAGCCCCCAGTCGGCGGGCCGCGGGTCGAAGGCGCCGCGCGGGTGCTTGTCGAACCCGACGGCCAGGGCGACGTCCGCCGCGCCGGAGCGGATCGCGCCCACGGCCGACACCAGGGCGCTGCCGCCGGTGGCGCAGCCGTTGCGGACGTTGATGAACGGCACGCCGGTCAGGCCGAGTTCGGCGACGAGCGTGTCGGCGTTGCCCGCCGCGTCGCTGCCGCCGAAGGCCGCCCGCACCCGGGACCAGGGCAGCCCGGCGTCGGCCAGTGCGGATCGGACGGCCCGCACGGCGAGTTGCCTGCCGTCGTCCTCCGTACGGGCGAAGGAGGTGATTCCGGCGCCGCAGACCAGCACCTCCTCGGCGCTCATGCGGTGACTCCCACGGCCCTGGGCACGCCGTCCCCCGCAGCGAGGCTCAGCGGCATGCCGATCCTCGCGTCCTCGGGCCGGATGTCGAGCACCGCCAACACCCTTACGCCCTCCGGCAGTTCGACATAGCCCACGGCGAACGGCTCGAACCCGGCGGCGGGGACGGCGTACGGCGGCGACTTGGGCGCGTACCGCTGTACGGTCCAGGTCCACAGCGTGCCCGTACCGGAGAGAACGACCTCCTCGGCCGGTCCCCCGCAGCGCGGGCACGCCGGGTCGGCGGGGTAGACGGCCACCGCGCAGCCGGCGCACCGGGAGCCGTGGAGCCGGCTCCCGGGTTCCGCCATGGTGCTCAGCGTCCCTTCCACTGCGGTTCCCGCTTCTCCAGGAAGGCCGCCACACCCTCCGCCGCGTCCTCGGAGTTGAGCATCACGCCGACCGCGAGGTGCTCCATGACCATCAGCGACTGGATGTCGGCGTCAAGGCTGCGGTCGATGGTCATCTTGGTGATCCACATGGTGAACGGGCTCTTGTCGACCAACTGGTCGGAGAACTCCTCGACCGTGGCGTCCAGCTTGTCCGCCGGCGCCGAGGAGTTGATGAGCCCGAACTCCGCGGCCTCGACCCCGGTGAGCAGCTTCCCGGTGAGCATGAGCTCCTTGGTCTTGCGGACGCCGATCATGCGCGGCACCCGGTAGATGGGTCCGGCCCCGCCGAACAGCGCGCGGCGGATGTGGAAGTCGCCGATCAGTGCGTCGTCCGCCGCGATCGCGAAGTCGCAGGAGATCATCAACTCGAAGCCGCCCGCGGTGACATGGCCTTCGAGGACGGCGATCGACGGCGTCTTCATCGAGTAGAGCCGGTCGCAGACCTTCGCCGACAGTACGGCGACGTCGATGGCGGTGGAGCTGCCGATGAAGTCGGCCTTGAGGCTGTCCAGGTCGAACCCGGAGCAGAAGGTGTTGCCCCGCCCGCGCAGCACCAGCACGCGCAGCTCGGGGTCGGCGTCGACCTCGGTGATGATCTCGTCGAGCCGGTTGAGGATCGGCACGGTCACGCAGTTCTTCTTGTGCGGGCGGTTGAGCCAGACCCGCGCGACGTGACCGTCCCGCTCGAACTGGATCTCGTCTTCGACTGCCATGAGTTCCTCCAAACTGAACTGAATTCAGTACGATTCTGCGG is drawn from Streptomyces liliifuscus and contains these coding sequences:
- a CDS encoding enoyl-CoA hydratase/isomerase family protein; amino-acid sequence: MAVEDEIQFERDGHVARVWLNRPHKKNCVTVPILNRLDEIITEVDADPELRVLVLRGRGNTFCSGFDLDSLKADFIGSSTAIDVAVLSAKVCDRLYSMKTPSIAVLEGHVTAGGFELMISCDFAIAADDALIGDFHIRRALFGGAGPIYRVPRMIGVRKTKELMLTGKLLTGVEAAEFGLINSSAPADKLDATVEEFSDQLVDKSPFTMWITKMTIDRSLDADIQSLMVMEHLAVGVMLNSEDAAEGVAAFLEKREPQWKGR
- a CDS encoding thiolase family protein — protein: MSAEEVLVCGAGITSFARTEDDGRQLAVRAVRSALADAGLPWSRVRAAFGGSDAAGNADTLVAELGLTGVPFINVRNGCATGGSALVSAVGAIRSGAADVALAVGFDKHPRGAFDPRPADWGLDESYGRDGLMVTTQFFAMKIQRYMHDHGISARTLALVAEKAYANGVRNPHAWRRKPVDADEILASGMVNDPLTRYMFCSPGQGAVALVLCNRAVADELDGTPVALRAAVVRTRRFGSFEVFSPWAPPGTPTSVSADAARLAFEEAGLGPGDIDVCQLQDTESGAEVMHMAECGFCEHGEQERLIPSGATAIGGALPVNTDGGCIANGEPIGASGLRQVHEIVQQLRGRAGERQVPGEPSTGFTHVYGAPGVSACTVLTR
- a CDS encoding Zn-ribbon domain-containing OB-fold protein, which codes for MAEPGSRLHGSRCAGCAVAVYPADPACPRCGGPAEEVVLSGTGTLWTWTVQRYAPKSPPYAVPAAGFEPFAVGYVELPEGVRVLAVLDIRPEDARIGMPLSLAAGDGVPRAVGVTA